From a single Lolium rigidum isolate FL_2022 chromosome 7, APGP_CSIRO_Lrig_0.1, whole genome shotgun sequence genomic region:
- the LOC124671574 gene encoding WAT1-related protein At1g09380-like, with the protein MCSLAAAYNFSIVFDRLIKLRENINMSVDVAGAEKKKKPLMAEGLLLAASMVLVQGFTIGALLLSKVAFNIGMAPFVLLAYRNLIGSISVAPFAFYFEREMMKKVNLKIWCWISVNALFGIVLAMGLHYYGLRATNAGYTVNFLNVIPVVTFIIAVILRLEKLKIATFPGKMKVVGTVSCVGGTMVISLYKGKLLHLWPTHLLKSQLQAVGGVSSVPDHHNMLIGTLFLAGSSLSYAFWFIIQARVSKEFPSKYFSTMLACVSGTVQAMVIGVILNHDPSAWAVKWDLQLLTVVYSGVFNTGVTFCLISWAVARRGPTYPSMFNSLALIVTMILDSVLLGTDFSVGSLLGAILIIVGLYAFLWGKGKEVQEQRKQMKAAANGDQSKGSAAAGNGVDSLQVGKHEVRIHLEVSERAN; encoded by the exons ATGTGCTCACTTGCTGCCGCGTACAACTTCAGCATAGTGTTCGATCGATTGATCAAGCTGCGGGAGAACATCAACATGTCGGTGGATGTCGCCGGTGCGGAGAAGAAGAAAAAGCCGTTGATGGCGGAGGGGCTGCTGCTCGCTGCGAGCATGGTGCTGGTTCAGGGCTTCACCATAGGGGCCCTCCTCCTGTCCAAGGTCGCCTTCAACATTGGCATGGCGCCTTTCGTCCTCCTCGCCTACCGCAATCTCATTGGCTCCATTAGCGTGGCCCCCTTCGCCTTCTACTTCGAGAG AGAGATGATGAAAAAGGTGAACCTCAAGATATGGTGCTGGATCTCCGTCAACGCTTTGTTTGG AATTGTGCTAGCAATGGGACTGCACTACTACGGTCTGCGCGCCACCAACGCTGGCTACACTGTCAATTTCCTTAATGTGATCCCCGTTGTCACCTTTATCATTGCTGTAATACTCCg ACTGGAAAAGCTGAAGATCGCGACATTCCCGGGCAAGATGAAGGTTGTCGGCACCGTGAGTTGCGTGGGAGGGACGATGGTGATCAGCCTGTACAAAGGCAAACTGCTGCATCTGTGGCCTACACACCTGTTGAAATCGCAGCTGCAGGCGGTCGGCGGGGTCTCCTCCGTCCCTGACCACCACAACATGCTCATTGGCACACTCTTCCTAGCCGGGAGTTCCCTCAGCTACGCCTTTTGGTTCATCATACAG GCACGAGTGTCCAAGGAGTTCCCCTCCAAGTACTTCTCGACAATGCTAGCCTGCGTTTCAGGGACCGTGCAGGCGATGGTGATTGGGGTGATACTGAACCACGATCCATCGGCATGGGCGGTCAAGTGGGATCTACAGCTGCTCACCGTCGTCTACTCG GGTGTGTTCAACACGGGAGTCACCTTTTGCTTGATCTCATGGGCTGTTGCTCGTCGCGGGCCCACCTACCCTTCCATGTTCAACTCCCTGGCACTTATAGTCACCATGATCCTCGATTCAGTGCTGCTTGGCACAGATTTCTCCGTGGGGAG TTTGCTAGGAGCCATCCTGATCATTGTAGGGCTCTATGCCTTCCTCTGGGGGAAAGGGAAAGAGGTACAAGAGCAGCGCAAGCAAATGAAGGCCGCGGCTAACGGAGACCAGAGCAAGGGCAGCGCAGCGGCGGGTAATGGAGTCGATAGCCTGCAGGTTGGGAAGcacgaggtgcggattcacctggAAGTCAGTGAGCGAGCTAATTAG